A single Anopheles arabiensis isolate DONGOLA chromosome X, AaraD3, whole genome shotgun sequence DNA region contains:
- the LOC120906711 gene encoding uncharacterized protein LOC120906711, translated as MGQLSKHFQLVTVDKTCREMLHPDQTCAAAWCTFLVEGVLGGLRHYLPAVVTPMLFRIRQWSDPEEWRNFFWQYARCILAGLPMTGGSFLAFCLFYKCMGRFPAAWFVLVPSLAGGLTARYLPRHIVRAQGIGLFNMYIEFLIRRAHSPLVAHLRTSRPWGTAIFAALSAGIMAARQWLQLDRFWFASTYPADHCARQHVNPADPSRASTSTTTTTCRQHIVTAMMRSVYIGLAISLVKNFLPRMPMLLTDPVALGQLLLTRFDLGLFGFITCYKTIYEAVNCGLAARRPSPIVRSAAGGLCAGLAYYCFPNYLLFTFALTELAELGWLVYMRSERFRKPPAVRWLDGRLPVSILLYTASLGLLCHLRIVYPYHINRYWHKLMANGTWGRSDALARNYARILLAL; from the exons ATGGGCCAGCTGAGCAAACACTTCCAGCTGGTAACGGTGGACAAAACGTGCCGCGAGATGCTGCATCCCGATCAAACCTGCGCCGCCGCCTGGTGCACCTTCCTCGTCGAGGGTGTGCTGGGCGGGTTGCGCCACTACCTGCCAGCGGTTGTC ACGCCGATGCTGTTCCGCATCCGCCAGTGGTCCGATCCGGAGGAGTGGCGCAACTTTTTCTGGCAGTACGCGCGCTGCATCCTGGCCGGACTGCCCATGACGGGCGGCAGCTTCCTCGCCTTCTGTCTGTTCTA CAAATGTATGGGTCGCTTTCCGGCGGCCTGGTTCGTGTTGGTACCCTCGCTGGCTGGCGGGTTGACGGCACGCTACTTGCCGCGCCACATCGTTCGTGCCCAGGGCATTGGTCTCTTCAATATG TACATCGAGTTCCTGATCCGGCGGGCGCACAGTCCGCTCGTGGCCCACCTGCGCACCTCCCGGCCGTGGGGGACCGCCATCTTCGCCGCGCTCAGTGCGGGCATTATGGCGGCCCGCCAATGGCTGCAGCTGGACCGGTTCTGGTTTGCCAGCACCTACCCAGCTGACCATTGCGCCCGCCAGCACGTCAACCCGGCTGACCCAAGTCGGGcgtccaccagcaccaccaccaccacctgccgGCAGCACATCGTAACGGCCATGATGCGCTCGGTGTACATCGGTCTCGCGATCAGCCTGGTAAAGAACTTCCTGCCCCGCATGCCGATGCTGCTGACCGATCCGGTCGCGCTGGGCCAACTGCTGCTGACCCGGTTCGATCTCGGCCTGTTCGGCTTCATCACCTGCTACAAAACGATCTACGAAGCGGTCAACTGCGGGCTGGCCGCCCGACGGCCCTCGCCGATCGTGCGCAGTGCCGCCGGCGGGCTGTGCGCCGGCCTAGCCTACTACTGCTTCCCGAACTATCTGCTGTTCACCTTCGCCCTGACCGAGCTGGCCGAGCTCGGCTGGCTGGTGTACATGCGGTCGGAGCGGTTCCGCAAGCCGCCCGCCGTCCGCTGGCTCGACGGCCGGCTGCCCGTCTCGATACTGCTGTACACGGCCAGCCTGGGCCTGCTGTGCCATCTGCGGATCGTCTACCCGTACCACATCAACCGCTACTGGCACAAGCTGATGGCGAACGGGACGTGGGGCCGGTCGGACGCCCTCGCCCGCAATTACGCCCGCATCCTGCTCGCACTGTAG
- the LOC120906743 gene encoding cytochrome P450 4c3-like, which produces MENSFTSDRIGTVRRETAALVAVFSPLTMAMLLLLALVLVVFKARRAKMVKLIDQIPGPVCMPLVGNGLQINVGCKDELFDRIIASRKMFGRRQGISRVWNGPIPYVLISKASAVEPILSNPKLVEKSNDYEYMKAWLGNGLLTSPGYIWHPRRKSLTPAFHFKILSDFVTIFQNQADVLIDKLAEHTVQGEPFNIVPYVTLCALDIFCETAMGCPVYAQKNSNSEYVRAHKQIGKVIRNRLQKIWLHPDFVFKRTKEFQKHQECLKVLHNFSDRVVRERKEELRKRKEQLDQNNNNGNGESDYSVLEDGIYRKKQLAFLDLLLEGSGLSDLAIREEVDTFIIGGHDTTAAAMAWILYLLGAAPDIQERVIQEIDAVMGKDRDRRPTMAELNEMRYLECCIKEGLRLYPSIPVIGRRLTEDVRVDNYTIPAGTTAMIVVYELHRDTSVFSNPDKFNPDNFLPENCHGRHPYAYIPFSAGPRNCIGQKFAILEEKSVISAILRKYRIEAVNRREDVQLLCDLVLRPKDGLLVRLHKRE; this is translated from the exons ATGGAAAATTCGTTCACTTCCGATCGGATCGGGACGGTGCGGCGCGAGACGGCCGCCCTGGTGGCCGTCTTCTCCCCGCTAACGATggccatgctgctgctgctggcgcttGTGCTCGTGGTGTTTAAGGCGCGCCGGGCCAAGATGGTGAAGCTGATCGATCAAATACCGGGCCCGGTGTGCATGCCGCTCGTTGGCAACGGGCTGCAAATAAACGTCGGCTGCAAGGACG AACTGTTCGATCGCATTATCGCGTCGAGAAAGATGTTTGGCCGGCGACAGGGCATCAGCCGCGTGTGGAACGGTCCCATACCGTACGTGCTCATTTCCAAAGCTTCTGCGGTCGAG CCCATACTAAGCAATCCGAAGCTGGTGGAGAAGAGCAACGACTACGAGTACATGAAGGCCTGGCTGGGCAATGGTTTGCTCACCTCGCCCGGCTACATCTGGCATCCGCGCCGCAAATCGCTCACGCCCGCGTTCCACTTCAAGATACTGTCGGACTTTGTGACGATCTTTCAGAACCAGGCGGACGTGCTGATCGACAAGCTGGCGGAGCACACGGTACAAGGGGAACCGTTCAACATAGTGCCGTACGTGACGCTCTGTGCGCTGGACATTTTCTGCG AAACTGCCATGGGATGTCCGGTGTATGCGCAAAAGAACTCCAACTCCGAATACGTCCGTGCACACAAACA AATCGGCAAGGTGATACGCAACCGGCTGCAGAAGATATGGCTCCATCCGGACTTTGTCTTCAAGCGCACGAAAGAGTTCCAGAAGCACCAGGAATGCCTCAAGGTGCTGCACAACTTCTCCGACCGCGTCGTGCGCGAACGGAAGGAGGAGTTGCGCAAGCGCAAGGAACAGCTAGaccagaacaacaacaacggcaatgGAGAGAGCGACTACAGCGTGCTGGAGGATGGCATCTACCGCAAGAAGCAGCTCGCTTTTCTGGACCTGCTGCTCGAGGGTTCCGGCCTGTCGGACCTCGCCATCCGGGAGGAGGTGGATACGTTCATCATCGGCGGCCACGACACGACGGCCGCCGCCATGGCCTGGATACTGTACCTGCTGGGCGCTGCGCCCGACATACAGGAGCGCGTCATCCAGGAGATCGACGCGGTGATGGGCAAGGATCGGGACCGTCGCCCAACGATGGCGGAGCTGAACGAGATGCGCTACCTGGAGTGTTGCATCAAGGAGGGCCTACGGCTGTACCCCAGCATACCAGTGATTGGCCGGCGGCTGACGGAGGACGTGCGGGTCGACAACTACACCATACCGGCGGGCACGACCGCCATGATCGTGGTGTACGAGCTGCACCGCGACACGTCCGTGTTCTCCAACCCGGACAAGTTCAACCCGGACAACTTCCTGCCGGAGAACTGCCACGGGCGCCACCCGTACGCGTACATCCCGTTCAGTGCCGGGCCGCGGAACTGCATCGGCCAGAAGTTCGCGATACTGGAGGAGAAGTCCGTCATCTCGGCCATCCTGCGCAAGTACCGCATCGAGGCGGTGAACCGGCGCGAGGACGTGCAGCTGCTGTGTGATCTCGTGCTGCGACCAAAGGATGGGCTGTTAGTGCGGCTGCACAAGCGCGAGTAG
- the LOC120905598 gene encoding cytochrome P450 4c3-like: MAYGDSVLLASSIGAGSNSWTRQQFIESVPKTSVLLLLSFIFIVCCLAAYLERYRRLVRHINCIPGPATLPIIGNALLINADREELFNRIIASRKLYGRRQGITRIWNGMTPYVLISQAQAVEKILSSTKNIEKGRDYEFLQPWLGTGLLTSPASKWQHRRKILTPTFHFRILADFVEVFNKQATVLVEKLAKELDNEAGFDCVRYITLCSLDIICETAMGCPVYAQRQSDSEYVRAHEKIGEIMLNRLQKLWLHPDIIFRCTRQYREQQKCLDILHRFSYRMITERRSIIQTGSVVKQANTEDGLDANNNQCEGTGRKQLAFLDLLIEASDGGRILSDTDIREEVDTFILGGHDTTATSISWTLFLLGTDPTVQERVVQEIECVMGDGGERWPTMRELNEMRYLEACIKEGLRLYPSIPIIGRRLTEDVRLADHVLPAGTNAVIVVYQLHRDPAVFPNPDRFNPDHFMVDASSSEKPRHPFAYIPFSAGPRNCIGQKFGALEAKAVLVAVLRQYRVEAVDRRENLTLYGELVLRSKDGLRIRITKRK, translated from the exons ATGGCTTACGGTGATTCTGTGCTGCTTGCCTCCAGCATCGGAGCAGGGTCCAACAGCTGGACCAGGCAGCAGTTTATCGAGAGTGTGCCGAAAACtagcgtgctgctgctgctgagcttCATCTTTATCGTGTGCTGCTTGGCAGCGTACCTGGAGCGCTATCGGCGCTTGGTGCGACACATCAACTGCATCCCCGGCCCGGCCACACTGCCAATCATCGGCAATGCTCTGCTTATCAACGCTGACCGCGAAG AACTGTTCAATCGCATCATCGCATCCCGCAAGCTGTATGGACGCCGCCAGGGTATAACGCGCATCTGGAACGGGATGACGCCTTACGTGCTGATCTCGCAGGCGCAAGCAGTTGAG AAAATACTGAGCAGCaccaaaaacattgaaaagggTCGTGACTACGAGTTTCTGCAGCCCTGGCTCGGGACCGGGCTGCTGACGAGCCCGGCCAGCAAGTGGCAGCACCGGCGCAAAATCCTGACGCCCACGTTTCACTTCCGCATACTGGCCGACTTTGTGGAGGTGTTCAACAAGCAGGCGACGGTGCTGGTCGAGAAGCTGGCAAAGGAGCTGGACAATGAGGCAGGCTTCGACTGTGTGCGCTACATCACGCTCTGCTCGCTGGACATCATCTGCG AAACTGCCATGGGATGTCCCGTGTACGCACAGCGCCAGTCCGACTCAGAGTACGTGCGGGCACACGAGAA AATTGGAGAGATAATGCTGAACCGGCTGCAAAAGCTCTGGCTCCATCCGGACATCATCTTCCGCTGTACGCGGCAGTACCGGGAGCAGCAGAAGTGTCTCGACATCCTGCACCGGTTCTCCTACCGCATGATCACGGAGCGGCGGTCCATTATTCAAACTGGCAGCGTGGTGAAGCAGGCCAACACGGAGGACGGGCTAGatgcaaacaacaaccaatgcGAGGGCACCGGGCGTAAGCAGCTCGCCTTTCTCGATCTGCTGATCGAAGCGTCCGACGGTGGTCGGATACTGTCCGACACGGATATACGCGAGGAGGTGGACACGTTTATTCTCGGCGGGCACGATACGACCGCGACCTCCATCTCCTGGACCCTGTTCCTGCTCGGCACGGACCCGACCGTCCAGGAGCGGGTCGTACAGGAGATCGAGTGCGTGATGGGCGACGGTGGCGAACGGTGGCCAACGATGCGCGAGCTGAACGAGATGCGTTATCTGGAGGCGTGCATTAAGGAAGGGTTGCGGCTGTACCCGAGCATTCCGATCATTGGCCGGCGGCTGACGGAGGACGTGCGGCTGGCCGACCATGTGCTGCCGGCGGGAACGAACGCCGTCATCGTCGTGTACCAGCTGCACCGCGATCCGGCCGTCTTTCCCAATCCGGATCGCTTCAATCCGGACCACTTTATGGTGGATGCGTCGTCGTCCGAAAAGCCGCGCCATCCGTTCGCCTACATTCCGTTCAGTGCGGGACCGAGGAACTGTATCGGGCAGAAGTTCGGGGCGCTCGAGGCGAAGGCAGTGCTGGTTGCTGTGCTGCGGCAGTACCGGGTCGAGGCGGTCGATCGGCGCGAAAATCTTACGCTGTACGGTGAGCTGGTGCTCCGGTCGAAGGATGGACTGCGGATACGCATAACGAAGCGGAAGTAA
- the LOC120905920 gene encoding cytochrome P450 4c3-like, translating into MESLLGGSLLLSKLSKVFTLFSPVTLLLLTTVSCAIYVYNRRRAHIVRHIDKIPGPAGLPILGNTLHINVDHDEIFNRIIAIRKLYGRIQGFSRAWNGPLPYVMISKASAVERILGSQKHIEKSHDYEFLKPWLGTGLLTSAGKKWHPRRKILTPAFHFKILDDFVDIFQEQSAVLVKRLEAELGNEQGFNCFPYVTLCALDVVCETAMGRQVNAQCNSDSDYVKAVYQIGSIVQNRQQKIWLQPDFIFKLTQDYKNHQKCLAILHEFSNRVIHERKEEIRRQKQQLGDKNNNNNNGGGGAVGTDQDGNNNKDDYLSHEELGRKKRLAFLDLLIEASQDGTVLSHEDIREEVDTFMFEGHDTTSAAISWILLLLGTEPTIQDRIVEEIDQIMGGDRERFPTMQELNEMKYLEACIKEGLRLYPSVPLIARRLTEDVDIDGYVLPAGTTAMIVVYQLHRNPEVFPNPDKFNPDHFLPENCRGRHPYAYIPFSAGPRNCIGQKFAVLEEKSIISAVLRRYRVEAVDRRENLTLLGELILRPKNGLRIRISRRT; encoded by the exons ATGGAGAGCCTTCTCGGCGGCAGTCTGCTACTGAGCAAGCTGTCCAAGGTGTTCACACTGTTCTCGCCcgtcacgctgctgctgctgaccacCGTGTCCTGCGCGATCTACGTATACAACCGGCGGCGGGCCCATATCGTGCGCCACATTGACAAAATTCCCGGCCCGGCCGGTCTGCCCATCCTCGGCAACACGCTGCACATCAACGTGGACCACGATG AAATTTTCAACCGCATCATCGCCATTCGGAAGCTGTACGGACGCATCCAAGGGTTCAGCAGGGCGTGGAATGGCCCGCTGCCGTACGTGATGATATCCAAAGCGAGCGCCGTCGAG CGCATCCTTGGCAGCCAGAAGCACATCGAGAAGAGCCACGACTACGAGTTCCTGAAACCATGGCTCGGTACCGGGCTGCTGACCAGCGCCGGCAAGAAGTGGCACCCGCGGCGCAAGATCCTCACGCCGGCGTTCCATTTCAAGATCCTGGACGACTTCGTCGACATCTTCCAGGAGCAGAGCGCCGTGCTGGTGAAGCGCCTCGAGGCGGAGCTGGGCAACGAGCAGGGTTTCAACTGCTTCCCGTACGTGACGCTGTGCGCACTGGACGTGGTGTGTG AAACGGCCATGGGCAGGCAGGTGAATGCGCAGTGcaattccgactccgactacgTGAAAGCTGTGTACCA AATTGGAAGTATCGTCCAGAACCGGCAGCAAAAGATTTGGCTACAACCAGATTTCATCTTCAAGCTCACGCAGGACTACAAGAATCATCAGAAGTGTCTCGCCATCCTGCACGAATTCTCCAACCGCGTCATCCACGAGCGGAAGGAGGAGATCCGACGCCAGAAGCAGCAGCTGGgcgacaaaaacaacaacaacaacaatggcggcggtggtgctgtTGGTACGGATCAggacggcaacaacaacaaggacGACTATCTTTCGCACGAGGAGCTGGGGCGCAAGAAGCGGCTCGCCTTTCTCGATCTGCTGATCGAGGCGTCCCAGGACGGTACCGTCCTGTCGCACGAGGACATCCGCGAGGAGGTGGACACGTTCATGTTCGAGGGGCACGACACGACCTCGGCCGCCATCTCCtggatactgctgctgctcggcacCGAGCCGACCATCCAGGACCGGATCGTGGAGGAGATCGACCAGATCATGGGCGGCGACCGGGAGCGCTTCCCCACGATGCAGGAGCTGAACGAGATGAAGTACCTGGAGGCGTGCATCAAGGAGGGGCTGCGGCTGTACCCGAGCGTGCCGCTCATCGCCCGCCGGCTCACCGAGGACGTCGACATTGACGGGTACGTGCTGCCGGCCGGCACGACCGCCATGATCGTGGTGTACCAGCTGCACCGCAATCCGGAGGTGTTCCCCAACCCGGACAAGTTCAATCCGGACCACTTCCTGCCGGAGAACTGCCGCGGCCGGCACCCGTACGCGTACATCCCGTTCAGTGCCGGGCCGCGCAACTGCATCGGCCAGAAGTTTGCCGTGCTGGAGGAGAAATCGATCATCTCGGCCGTGCTGCGCCGGTACCGGGTGGAGGCAGTCGATCGGCGCGAAAACCTGACGCTGCTCGGCGAGCTCATCCTGCGCCCGAAGAACGGGCTGCGCATACGGATTTCGCGGCGAACCTAG